One window from the genome of Phocoena phocoena chromosome 15, mPhoPho1.1, whole genome shotgun sequence encodes:
- the LOC136134536 gene encoding tryptase-2-like: MLHLPVLALPLLVSLALPAPASDQALQRAGIVGGREAPGSKWPWQVSLRFSTQYWKHICGGSLIHPWWVLTAAHCVGPQVQDPAVLRVQLREQHLYYQDELLPISRVIPHPNYYIAQNGADIALLELGDPVNISSHVHPVTLPPASETFRPGTRCWVTGWGNLNSGQPLPPPFPLKQVKVPVVENSICDMKYHTGLYTGDNIPIVRDDMLCAGNSKRDSCQGDSGGPLVCKVNGTWLQAGVVSWGDGCAQPNRPGIYTRITRYLDWIHQYVPEEA; the protein is encoded by the exons ATGCTCCATCTGCCGGTGCTGGCGCTGCCCCTCCTGGTGAGCCTG GCACTTCCTGCCCCAGCCTCAGACCAGGCCCTGCAGCGAGCAGGCATCGTAGGGGGACGGGAGGCCCCTGGGAGCAAgtggccctggcaggtgagccTGAGATTCAGCACCCAGTACTGGAAACACATCTGCGGGGGCTCCCTGATCCACCCCTGGTGGGTGCTGACCGCGGCCCACTGCGTCGGACC gcaAGTCCAAGACCCCGCAGTCCTCAGGGTGCAGCTGCGGGAGCAGCACCTCTATTACCAGGACGAGCTGTTGCCCATCAGCAGGGTCATCCCCCACCCCAACTACTACATAGCTCAGAACGGGGCGGACATCGCCCTGCTGGAGCTTGGGGACCCCGTGAACATCTCCAGCCACGTCCATCCGGTCACCCTGCCCCCTGCCTCGGAGACCTTTCGCCCGGGGACTCGGTGCTGGGTGACAGGCTGGGGCAACTTGAATAGTGGAC AACCCCTGCCACCGCCATTTCCCCTGAAGCAGGTGAAGGTCCCCGTCGTGGAAAACAGCATCTGTGACATGAAATACCACACTGGCCTGTACACAGGGGACAACATCCCGATCGTCCGGGACGACATGCTCTGTGCCGGGAATAGCAAGAGGGACTCCTGCCAG ggcgaCTCCGGAGGGCCCCTGGTCTGCAAGGTGAATGGCACCTGGCTGCAGGCGGGTGTGGTCAGCTGGGGCGACGGCTGTGCTCAGCCCAACCGGCCAGGCATCTACACCCGCATCACCCGCTACTTGGACTGGATCCACCAGTACGTCCCCGAGGAGGCCTGA